A genomic region of Ictidomys tridecemlineatus isolate mIctTri1 chromosome 10, mIctTri1.hap1, whole genome shotgun sequence contains the following coding sequences:
- the Pogk gene encoding pogo transposable element with KRAB domain: MESTTYPLNLTLKEEQEEEEIRSRELEDVPTDMQRVRICSEGGWVPALFDEVAIYFSDEEWEVLTEQQKALYREVMRMNYETVLSLEFPFPKPDMITRLEGEEECGNSDEWQLQRGTSTENEESDVKPPYWAGPANPHAQFPQPQHLDSLGLAELPEWSEGYPFYMAMGFPGCDLSAEDLAGRFQFSRGMRRSYDAGFKLMVVEYAEGTNNCQAAKQFGVLEKNVRDWRKVKPQLQNAHAMRRAFRGPKNGRFALVDQRVAEYVRYMQAKGDPITREAMQLKALEIAQEMNIPEKGFKASLGWCRRMMRRYDLSLRHKVPVPQHLPEDLTEKLVTYQRSVLALRRAHDYHVAQMGNADETPICLEVPSRVTVDNQGEKPVLVKTPGREKLKITAMLGVLADGRKLPPYIILRGTYIPPGKFPSGMEIRCHRYGWMTEDLMQDWLEVVWRRRTGALPKQRGMLILNGFRGHATDSVKSSMESMNTDMVIIPGGLTSQLQVLDVVVYKPLNDSVRAQYSNWLLAGNLALSPTGNAKKPPLGLFLEWVMVAWNSISSESIVQGFKKCHISSNLEEEDGVLWEVENELHGGGEPPAESMAESN, translated from the exons ATGGAGTCCACTACCTACCCTCTCAATTTGACCCTGAAagaagagcaagaggaagaagagatccGGAGCCGGGAACTGGAGGATGTCCCCACAGACATGCAGAGAGTGAGAATCTGCTCAGAGGGTGGATGG GTACCGGCCCTGTTCGATGAGGTGGCCATATATTTTTCCGATGAGGAGTGGGAAGTTTTGACGGAGCAACAAAAGGCCCTGTACCGGGAAGTCATGAGGATGAATTATGAAACCGTCCTGTCCCTGG AATTCCCATTCCCCAAGCCAGACATGATCACTCGgttggaaggggaagaggagtGCGGTAACTCTGATGAGTGGCAGCTCCAAAGAGGAACCTCCACAG AAAACGAGGAGTCCGACGTGAAGCCTCCATACTGGGCAGGCCCCGCGAACCCCCACGCACAGTTTCCTCAGCCCCAGCACCTGGACAGCCTAGGTCTCGCCGAGCTGCCCGAGTGGAGCGAGGGGTACCCCTTCTACATGGCCATGGGCTTCCCGGGGTGCGACCTGTCTGCCGAGGACCTGGCGGGCAGGTTCCAGTTTAGCCGGGGCATGCGCCGCAGCTACGACGCGGGCTTCAAGCTGATGGTGGTGGAGTACGCTGAGGGCACCAACAACTGCCAGGCGGCCAAGCAGTTCGGGGTGCTGGAGAAGAATGTGCGGGACTGGCGCAAGGTCAAGCCGCAGCTCCAGAATGCGCACGCCATGCGGCGGGCCTTCCGTGGCCCCAAGAACGGGAGGTTCGCCCTCGTGGACCAGCGCGTGGCCGAGTATGTGCGGTACATGCAGGCCAAGGGGGACCCCATCACCAGGGAGGCCATGCAGCTGAAGGCGCTGGAGATCGCCCAGGAGATGAATATCCCCGAGAAGGGCTTCAAGGCGAGCCTGGGCTGGTGCCGGAGGATGATGAGAAGGTACGACTTGTCCCTGCGGCACAAGGTGCCGGTGCCCCAGCATCTGCCCGAGGACCTGACCGAGAAACTGGTCACCTACCAGCGTAGTGTGTTGGCCCTGCGCAGGGCGCACGACTACCACGTGGCGCAGATGGGCAACGCGGACGAGACGCCCATCTGCTTGGAGGTGCCGTCCCGGGTGACCGTCGACAACCAGGGTGAGAAGCCCGTCCTGGTGAAGACGCCGGGCAGAGAGAAGCTCAAGATCACGGCCATGCTGGGCGTCCTGGCCGATGGGCGGAAGCTGCCGCCCTACATAATCCTGAGGGGCACGTACATCCCGCCTGGGAAGTTCCCCAGCGGCATGGAGATCCGCTGCCACCGCTATGGGTGGATGACGGAGGACCTGATGCAGGACTGGTTGGAGGTGGTGTGGCGGCGGCGGACTGGGGCCCTGCCCAAGCAGCGGGGCATGCTGATCCTGAACGGCTTCCGCGGCCACGCCACCGACTCGGTGAAGAGCTCCATGGAGAGCATGAACACCGACATGGTGATCATCCCCGGGGGCCTGACCTCGCAGCTGCAGGTGCTGGACGTGGTGGTCTACAAGCCGCTGAACGACAGCGTGCGCGCCCAGTACTCCAACTGGCTTCTGGCTGGGAACCTGGCCCTGAGCCCCACCGGCAATGCCAAGAAGCCGCCCCTGGGCCTCTTCCTGGAGTGGGTCATGGTCGCCTGGAATAGCATCTCCAGCGAATCCATTGTCCAGGGGTTCAAGAAGTGCCACATCTCCAGCAACCTGGAGGAGGAAGATGGTGTCTTGTGGGAAGTGGAGAACGAGCTACACGGAGGAGGTGAACCCCCTGCGGAGAGCATGGCGGAGAGCAACTGA